The Pseudomonas allokribbensis genome has a window encoding:
- a CDS encoding LysR family transcriptional regulator — MNLSKVDLNLFIVFDAIYTEANLTRAGQIVGITQPAVSNALARLRETFNDPLFVRTAQGMVPTPMAQNIIGPVRNALSLLRVSVQESRIFNPSQAVKTYRISMTDLTEAVILPPLFQRLRRLAPTVIIESFLSKRRETTKELAAGRLDFAVDAPLNTDPQVRHVKLMEDRYVCAMRKGHPLATKEKFTLDDYLSLTHIHISSRRSGLGHVDLALGKMGIQRKIALRSQHYLMASQVLQQTDMVMTVPERFARRHDLHAFNLPVNDVPPVETHLYWHESTDQDPANRWMREQMIELCQQVTAHEKKLDKLQAPAT; from the coding sequence ATGAATCTGAGCAAGGTCGACCTCAACCTTTTCATCGTCTTCGACGCGATCTACACAGAAGCCAACCTGACCCGCGCCGGGCAGATTGTCGGCATCACCCAACCAGCGGTGTCCAACGCATTGGCACGGTTGCGCGAGACCTTCAACGACCCGCTCTTCGTACGCACGGCCCAGGGCATGGTGCCAACACCCATGGCTCAGAACATCATCGGCCCGGTGCGCAACGCACTGTCGCTGCTGCGGGTATCGGTTCAGGAAAGCCGGATTTTCAACCCTTCGCAAGCGGTCAAGACTTACCGCATCAGCATGACCGACCTGACCGAAGCGGTGATTCTGCCGCCACTGTTCCAGCGCCTGCGTCGCCTGGCGCCGACGGTGATCATCGAAAGCTTCCTGTCCAAACGCCGGGAAACCACCAAGGAACTGGCCGCCGGACGTCTCGACTTTGCCGTGGATGCGCCGCTCAATACCGACCCGCAGGTGCGCCACGTCAAGCTGATGGAAGACCGTTACGTCTGCGCCATGCGCAAGGGCCATCCGCTGGCGACCAAGGAAAAATTCACTCTCGACGATTACCTGTCGCTGACCCACATTCATATTTCCAGCCGTCGCAGTGGCCTGGGCCATGTCGATCTGGCGCTGGGCAAAATGGGCATCCAGCGCAAGATCGCCCTGCGCTCGCAGCACTATCTGATGGCGTCCCAGGTGTTGCAGCAGACCGACATGGTGATGACCGTGCCTGAGCGTTTCGCCCGGCGCCATGACCTGCACGCGTTCAATCTGCCGGTCAACGATGTGCCACCGGTGGAAACCCATTTGTACTGGCACGAAAGCACCGATCAGGACCCGGCCAACCGCTGGATGCGCGAGCAGATGATCGAGCTGTGCCAGCAAGTGACAGCGCATGAGAAGAAGCTCGACAAGCTGCAGGCGCCCGCTACTTGA
- a CDS encoding MerR family transcriptional regulator — MSSQTYSISDLARELDITTRAIRFYEEQGLLSPERRGQERIYSPRDKVSLKLILRGKRIGFSLAECRELIELYDPSSGNTKQLNSMLAKISERREQLEQQLLDIEQMKLELDTAEERCVQALEQTLKSQQVAQ, encoded by the coding sequence ATGAGCAGCCAGACCTACAGCATTTCCGACCTCGCCCGCGAGCTGGACATCACCACCCGGGCGATCCGCTTCTATGAAGAACAAGGCCTGCTCAGCCCCGAGCGCCGAGGTCAGGAACGCATCTATTCGCCGCGCGACAAGGTCAGCCTGAAGCTGATCCTGCGGGGCAAGCGCATCGGTTTTTCTCTGGCCGAGTGCCGCGAGCTGATCGAGCTCTACGACCCCTCCAGCGGTAACACCAAACAACTCAACAGCATGCTGGCGAAAATCAGCGAGCGCCGGGAACAGCTCGAACAGCAACTGCTGGACATCGAACAGATGAAGCTGGAACTCGACACCGCCGAAGAACGCTGTGTGCAGGCGCTGGAGCAGACGCTCAAGAGTCAGCAAGTCGCGCAGTAG
- a CDS encoding hydroxymethylglutaryl-CoA lyase — translation MSLPSQVRLIEVGPRDGLQNEAQPISVADKVQLVDALSAAGLGYIEVGSFVSPKWVPQMAGSADVFAQIQRKPGVTYGALAPNLRGFEDALAAGVKEVAVFAAASEAFSQRNINCSISESLARFAPIMESAKQHGVTVRGYVSCVLGCPYEGEVAPEQVAMVARELYAMGCYEVSLGDTIGTGTAGATRRLFEVVSKQVPREKLAGHFHDTYGQAMANIYASLLEGIAVFDSSIAGLGGCPYAKGASGNVATEDVVYLLNGLGIETGIDLGALIAAGQQISAVLGRPTGSRVAKARSAQ, via the coding sequence ATGTCCCTCCCCTCCCAAGTACGCCTGATCGAAGTCGGCCCGCGTGACGGCCTGCAGAACGAAGCCCAACCCATCAGCGTTGCCGACAAGGTGCAACTGGTCGACGCGTTGAGCGCTGCCGGCCTCGGCTATATAGAGGTCGGTAGTTTCGTTTCGCCCAAGTGGGTGCCGCAGATGGCCGGTTCCGCCGACGTGTTCGCGCAGATCCAGCGCAAGCCCGGCGTGACCTACGGCGCACTGGCGCCGAACCTGCGCGGCTTTGAAGATGCGCTGGCCGCCGGGGTCAAGGAAGTCGCGGTGTTTGCGGCTGCGTCCGAAGCGTTCTCGCAGCGCAACATCAATTGCTCGATCAGCGAAAGCCTCGCACGGTTCGCGCCGATCATGGAGTCGGCGAAACAGCACGGCGTTACCGTGCGCGGTTACGTGTCCTGCGTGTTGGGTTGCCCTTATGAAGGTGAGGTCGCCCCGGAACAAGTCGCCATGGTCGCCCGCGAGTTGTACGCGATGGGCTGCTACGAAGTGTCGCTGGGCGACACCATCGGCACCGGCACCGCGGGCGCGACCCGCCGGCTGTTCGAAGTGGTCTCGAAGCAGGTGCCGCGAGAGAAACTCGCCGGCCACTTCCACGACACCTACGGCCAGGCCATGGCCAACATCTACGCCAGCCTGCTGGAAGGCATTGCGGTGTTCGACAGCTCGATCGCCGGCCTCGGCGGCTGCCCGTACGCCAAGGGCGCCAGCGGTAACGTCGCCACCGAGGATGTGGTGTACCTGCTCAACGGCCTGGGCATCGAGACCGGTATCGACCTCGGCGCCTTGATTGCTGCCGGCCAACAGATCAGTGCCGTGCTGGGTCGCCCGACCGGTTCGCGCGTGGCCAAGGCACGTAGCGCACAGTGA
- a CDS encoding phage minor head protein has product MEQTTHTHPYWMLIAILDSKKRPSHRELHGQVFRHNDPIWQTIYPPDDFNCRLRVIALTEAAIKRKGLTV; this is encoded by the coding sequence ATGGAACAAACCACCCACACCCACCCGTACTGGATGCTCATCGCCATCCTCGACAGCAAAAAACGCCCTAGCCACCGCGAACTCCATGGCCAAGTCTTCCGCCACAACGACCCCATTTGGCAAACCATCTACCCACCCGACGACTTCAACTGCCGCCTCCGGGTCATCGCCCTGACCGAAGCCGCCATCAAACGCAAAGGCTTGACCGTCTAA
- a CDS encoding S-type pyocin domain-containing protein, which produces MSGYVPNPPKGYRNAGVEPVDINAQHWAQYKDLPPAPDAKPETMGCVFAKSCNLPDGEINHTNPAGFVPVEKLADYGLWAVLGTAAAVTAEGTPLQLVGGSATGSTITQRLGGSLALNLLEGAGTLAAGAVVGTVALLIPNTSIAPDSAFYKNDQYATLDSGRTRVRVNVKTLPDGSVNAYGFYTGGKKDWENVPVIKAEKDGEKFVADIGNGIGLTWTPATSPDGVLGIPALEGAPQLPPVWVYPPTAQSDTLLANPAHPPEFQDAIIWFPDDAGLEPIYIVLSTQLEKNKQKGKAFEEASFEEFSKTKPEAAREVTVKTDSGVRTRIDMMGRDAEGNISCVECKSSETAPLTRNQKLGFPEIEKSGATVVGKGKPGFTGGTRIPPTRVDIIRPDPTL; this is translated from the coding sequence TTGAGTGGCTACGTCCCCAACCCACCCAAGGGTTACCGCAACGCCGGCGTCGAACCCGTCGACATCAACGCCCAACACTGGGCGCAGTACAAAGACCTCCCGCCAGCACCAGACGCAAAGCCCGAAACCATGGGCTGCGTCTTTGCCAAAAGCTGCAACCTGCCCGACGGCGAAATCAACCACACCAACCCAGCTGGGTTCGTTCCCGTCGAAAAACTGGCTGACTACGGCCTATGGGCCGTGCTCGGCACGGCGGCAGCAGTTACCGCCGAAGGTACGCCACTGCAACTGGTCGGCGGTTCCGCAACCGGCAGCACCATCACCCAGCGGTTGGGCGGCTCACTTGCACTCAATCTGCTAGAGGGCGCTGGTACGTTAGCCGCCGGTGCAGTAGTAGGCACCGTCGCGCTGCTAATACCCAACACCAGCATCGCCCCCGACAGCGCCTTCTACAAAAACGATCAATACGCCACGCTCGACAGCGGTCGCACCCGCGTACGCGTCAACGTAAAAACACTGCCCGATGGCTCCGTAAACGCATACGGCTTCTACACCGGCGGCAAAAAGGACTGGGAAAATGTCCCTGTCATCAAAGCAGAAAAGGACGGAGAGAAATTCGTTGCCGACATAGGCAACGGCATAGGCCTCACCTGGACGCCAGCGACAAGCCCAGACGGCGTACTGGGTATTCCAGCACTAGAAGGCGCGCCCCAGCTGCCACCTGTATGGGTGTATCCACCGACAGCACAGTCGGACACACTCCTGGCCAACCCGGCACATCCCCCAGAGTTCCAGGATGCAATCATCTGGTTCCCCGATGACGCAGGCCTAGAGCCCATCTACATCGTGCTCAGCACGCAGCTTGAGAAGAACAAACAAAAAGGCAAGGCGTTTGAAGAAGCGTCCTTCGAAGAGTTCAGCAAGACAAAACCTGAAGCCGCCCGTGAGGTCACAGTCAAAACCGACAGCGGAGTCCGTACCCGCATTGATATGATGGGCCGCGATGCCGAAGGCAATATTTCATGCGTTGAGTGCAAATCTTCAGAAACAGCGCCGCTCACCCGCAACCAGAAACTCGGCTTTCCAGAAATTGAAAAGTCCGGCGCGACCGTCGTCGGCAAAGGCAAACCCGGCTTCACCGGAGGCACCAGAATTCCACCCACCAGAGTCGACATCATTCGACCTGACCCGACCCTCTGA
- a CDS encoding DUF6572 domain-containing protein — translation MSITETKVVDIIAVPEWEPDNVILVITDHLEWGDKAQQGEHLLLLQEKINTYIAFIESGELLESYPPAKGKSPKIRVNGLYQLPEQGEIFIDRVTEVLKGVGIGMEFVLKDDSAIRH, via the coding sequence ATGTCCATCACAGAAACAAAAGTCGTCGACATCATCGCAGTACCCGAGTGGGAGCCCGACAACGTCATACTTGTCATCACCGACCATCTCGAATGGGGTGACAAAGCCCAACAAGGCGAGCACCTGTTGTTGCTTCAAGAGAAGATCAACACCTACATCGCCTTCATTGAGAGCGGCGAACTGCTGGAAAGCTACCCGCCAGCCAAAGGCAAAAGTCCGAAAATTCGCGTCAATGGCCTGTACCAACTTCCCGAGCAGGGCGAGATTTTCATTGATCGTGTTACCGAGGTGCTGAAAGGCGTGGGCATTGGAATGGAGTTTGTGCTCAAAGACGACTCAGCAATTCGGCACTAA